In Triticum urartu cultivar G1812 chromosome 6, Tu2.1, whole genome shotgun sequence, the following proteins share a genomic window:
- the LOC125512331 gene encoding growth-regulating factor 10-like: MADEKEADSLQPPSKQPRLSSADSNAGAVTMAVSSPLGLGLGLGLGGDSRSEQQAFEARAAAKSALTFMQQQELEHQVLIYRYFAAGAPVPVHLVLPIWKSVAASSFGPHRFPSLIGLGSLCFDYRSSMEPEPGRCRRTDGKKWRCSRDVVQGHKYCERHVHRGRGRSRKPVEGAPAAPAHSDSTATAPPRAIGFSPAGILHATHSAAARAT, encoded by the exons ATGGCCGACGAGAAAGAAGCCGACTCGCTGCAGCCGCCGTCCAAGCAGCCCCGCCTCTCCTCCGCCGACTCGAACGCCG GGGCGGTGACGATGGCGGTCTCGTCGCCGCTGGGTCTTGGCCTCGGCCTGGGGCTCGGTGGCGATAGCCGTAGCGAGCAGCAGGCCTTCGAAGCACGGGCGGCGGCGAAGTCGGCGCTGACGTTCATGCAGCAGCAGGAGCTGGAGCACCAGGTGCTCATCTACCGCTACTTCGCGGCGGGGGCGCCCGTGCCGGTGCACCTCGTGCTGCCCATCTGGAAGAGCGTCGCCGCCTCCTCCTTCGGCCCGCACCGCTTCCCCTCCC TGATTGGGCTGGGGAGCCTGTGCTTCGACTACCGGAGCAGCATGGAGCCGGAGCCCGGGCGGTGCCGCCGCACGGACGGCAAGAAGTGGCGGTGCTCCCGCGACGTGGTGCAGGGGCACAAGTACTGCGAGCGGCACGTCCACCGGGGCCGCGGCCGTTCAAGAAAGCCTGTGGAAGGAGCCCCCGCAGCCCCGGCGCACAGCGACAGCACCGCCACCGCCCCGCCCCGCGCCATCGGCTTCTCCCCCGCCGGCATCCTCCACGCCACCCACAGCGCCGCCGCGCGCGCCACCTGA